The stretch of DNA CTCGTCCCTGCGCCGGGGAGTCGAGGCTCTTCCCGCCGGGTACGACGCGGCCTTCATCCTTCTGGCCGACCAGCCCTTCGTGGGGAAGGGCCACCTGGAAGCCCTGCTGGAACGGCGCCTCACCGACGGTTGCGACCTCGTCCTTTCCCGCTACCAGGGTGTTGCAGGAGCCCCGGCCCTGGTGCATCGAAGCCTTTTCCCCCGGCTCCTGACGCTTCAGGGAGACCGGGGAGCCCGGGCTCTGACCCGAGTCGCATCATCGGTGGGTGAGGTTCCCCTCCAGACCCCTCAGGACGTGGACTCTCCCGAAGACGCAGAAAACTGGCTCGAACCGTAGCGGTTTGCCCGCCGCTGCCGGAGGTCCGGACGAGGCGAATCAGGACGATGGAAAGAACTTCCGGAGGACCGCTTCCCGGGGCGGTTGCGTCAGCAGGGAAACGACGATCATGGACAGGGCTGAGACCCCAAGGATGAACGCCACCGGCATGACACCGGTTCCCCCGAGCGTGTACCCGGGAGATTCCCAGCCCAGCCGGAAAAAGTAGATCCAGAGGACCACCACGCTGAGGATCGAGGCATAGGCCCCGTACCTGGTGCTCCGTTTCCAGAACAGGGCCGCCGCCACGACCGGGAACAGCGAGGCGAATCCGGTGAAGGACCAGACTGCCAGCTTGAAGATACTCCGGTCGGTGACCAGGGAGAGGAGATAGATGACGGCCACCAGGCCCACGACGAACAGCCTTCCGGCCCGCACCTGCGCCCGCTCGCTCATGCGGTCGTGAAACCCGTAGTGGCGAACGATGTCCTCGGTGAACATGCTCCCCAGCGAGAGGAACTGGGAGTCCAGCGAGGACATGACGGCGGCCAGCACCCCGGCCGCCAGGAGCCCGGCCACGACTTCCGGCGAGTGCAGCGCGATCATCTTGACCAGGACGGAGTTGGCCTCTCCGACCGTCAGTTCGGGATAGTCGACCCGGCCCAAGACTCCCAACAGGACGCTGGGCACCCAAACCGCTGCAATGCACAGCGGGTAGACCTTGAGCGGGAAGCGAAAGGCCTCGGCCCGCCGCGCCGACAGCCAGTGCATGAACATGTGCGGGAACATCCCCACCGAGAGGGGGATGCAGGTGTAGGTCAGAAGCTGAAGCGGCTTGATGTTATCGCCTCGAATCAGGAGTTCGGGATGGGTTTCCATGACCCGCTCCAGACCTTGGGACAACCCCCCCAGCTTCCGGGTGATCACCACGAACGCCACCGCGCCCAGGATCATGAACACCAGGGTCTGAAAAGTGTTCACCCAGGCGGTGGCTCTCAAACCGCTGGTGGAGACATAAGTCAGGACCACCAGGCAGATGATGAGGCCGCCCAGCCACTCGGGAATCTGTCCGTCGGTCACCTGGTTCAGGGTGACGCCTCCCGCCATGACGCCGATCAGCAGGTACGGGACGACCAACCCAACAAGCACGACGAACAGGAGAAGACCCAGCCGGTCGGAACCCCAACGCGCCCGGAAATACTGGACCTGGGTGATGTAGCCCTCCCGTTTCCCGATGGCCCAGAGGCGCGTCCCCACGAAGAAGAAGACACTGGGGATGATCAGAGCCGATGAGGACGCCATCAGGGAAAAGACGCCGATCCCCTCGTGATAGGCCTCCCCCGATGCTCCCAGCAGGGCAAAGGCCGTCATGTTGGTCCCGAAGAGGGACATGAGGAGGATGAAGGGGCCGATGCTCCGAGTCGCGACGAAATAGTCCTCGCCCGTGCCCCGGAACAGCCGGTGGCTGAGGCTGCCGACGAGGATCACCAGAGCCAGGTAGACGAAGATGATGGGGATGATCACGGCTGTGCCTCGTCCTTATGCGATGTCCCGGGCACCGTCGCCGAGGACTGGTGCGGAAGGGGCCAACAGAAGCGGATCAGGAGGGTCAGGATCACCGAGGCGGCCACGCAGAAACCGACGTGGTAGAGAAGGCCCACCGGGAGACCCAGCATGATTCTGGAATCGTGCCAGAGCCAGAGATCGTTGTGGAGCAGGTACGCGAGCAGCAGAGCCGCATAGACCAGCCGACGAGTGGACGCATTCCCCATGAAACTCCCCCTGTGAGCGCTTTCGGGCTCGGATTTCACCACACGAGTGGAGGGAAGGCAATGGAGCGGCGACTTTCTTGTCGCCGAAAGGGGGGGTTAGGGGGACGGAGTCCCCCC from Acidobacteriota bacterium encodes:
- a CDS encoding nucleotidyltransferase family protein, with the protein product MRVAGVVLAAGESRRMGFAKLLLRHRGQSLLARAVATASQVCDAVWVVVGAFERRYRDEAEAAGAHVVVNPDWREGLASSLRRGVEALPAGYDAAFILLADQPFVGKGHLEALLERRLTDGCDLVLSRYQGVAGAPALVHRSLFPRLLTLQGDRGARALTRVASSVGEVPLQTPQDVDSPEDAENWLEP
- a CDS encoding sodium:solute symporter family protein; this translates as MIIPIIFVYLALVILVGSLSHRLFRGTGEDYFVATRSIGPFILLMSLFGTNMTAFALLGASGEAYHEGIGVFSLMASSSALIIPSVFFFVGTRLWAIGKREGYITQVQYFRARWGSDRLGLLLFVVLVGLVVPYLLIGVMAGGVTLNQVTDGQIPEWLGGLIICLVVLTYVSTSGLRATAWVNTFQTLVFMILGAVAFVVITRKLGGLSQGLERVMETHPELLIRGDNIKPLQLLTYTCIPLSVGMFPHMFMHWLSARRAEAFRFPLKVYPLCIAAVWVPSVLLGVLGRVDYPELTVGEANSVLVKMIALHSPEVVAGLLAAGVLAAVMSSLDSQFLSLGSMFTEDIVRHYGFHDRMSERAQVRAGRLFVVGLVAVIYLLSLVTDRSIFKLAVWSFTGFASLFPVVAAALFWKRSTRYGAYASILSVVVLWIYFFRLGWESPGYTLGGTGVMPVAFILGVSALSMIVVSLLTQPPREAVLRKFFPSS
- a CDS encoding DUF3311 domain-containing protein, with translation MGNASTRRLVYAALLLAYLLHNDLWLWHDSRIMLGLPVGLLYHVGFCVAASVILTLLIRFCWPLPHQSSATVPGTSHKDEAQP